Proteins found in one Triticum aestivum cultivar Chinese Spring chromosome 4D, IWGSC CS RefSeq v2.1, whole genome shotgun sequence genomic segment:
- the LOC123099639 gene encoding forkhead box protein D2 yields MAAIEDDSCRRAGSIPFKWEVCPGTPKHTRSASAAAAVAASPAKVAPKLTLTPPPSMASSPSPYYHHSAASSPRVTSARSASVSPSRRRPYAYAGGHRRAPPTAFIDAAPRPATKEYGSPAPEPDTAAFGCFALPMLRRKGSKKGAGLASASSFSSSSSSSGGSFRSDGGGLGMRRSASISSASSLPLPPGRRYAAQARAEVDAATGRGWYF; encoded by the coding sequence ATGGCAGCAATTGAAGACGACTCGTGCAGGAGGGCGGGCTCGATACCGTTCAAGTGGGAGGTCTGTCCTGGGACGCCGAAGCACACGAGGAGCGCGAgcgccgcggcggcggtggcggcatcgCCTGCCAAGGTGGCGCCCAAGCTGACGCTGACGCCGCCTCCCTCCATGGCGTCCTCGCCATCGCCGTATTACCACCACTCGGCGGCTTCGTCGCCTCGTGTCACCTCCGCGCGCTCGGCGTCGGTGTCACCTTCCCGGCGCCGGCCCTACGCGTATGCCGGCGGTCACCGCCGAGCGCCGCCCACCGCCTTCATCGACGCCGCGCCTCGGCCAGCCACGAAGGAGTACGGCAGCCCCGCGCCTGAGCCAGACACGGCGGCGTTTGGGTGCTTCGCTCTGCCTATGCTCCGGAGGAAAGGCAGCAAGAAAGGCGCCGGCCTCGCGTCCGCGTCCAGCTTCAGCTCCAGCTCCAGCTCGTCGGGAGGCAGCTTCAGGTCGGACGGCGGAGGGCTGGGGATGCGGCGGTCGGCGTCGATCTCATCGGCCTCGTCGTTGCCACTGCCGCCCGGGAGGAGATACGCCGCCCAAGCGAGGGCGGAGGTGGATGCTGCAACTGGCCGTGGCTGGTACTTTTGA